In a single window of the Bradyrhizobium sp. ORS 285 genome:
- the truB gene encoding tRNA pseudouridine(55) synthase TruB: protein MTIPPETGTVESLPADTIAVNAKKNHSADGRPRDNNDPRNKQRQGNHQGQPRRDRRDVHGWVVLDKPIGMTSTQAVAVAKRLFQAKRAGHAGTLDPLASGGLPIALGEATKTVPFVMDGRKRYRFTVTWGAERDTDDTEGRVVHTSESRPDVEAIRALLPQFTGRIEQTPPRYSAIKIQGERAYDLARDGEVVELQPRPVEIHELTLVDQPDADHSVFEAECGKGTYVRALARDMGRILGCYGHISALRRTLVGPFTENDMIPLEQLEALCNRAASGEGNLADALLPVETALDDIPALAVTRADAARLHRGQAVLLRGRDAPQSSGTVYVTVAGRLLALAEIGNGELIPKRVFNLTGLTASSGRNERD, encoded by the coding sequence ATGACCATTCCCCCCGAAACCGGCACTGTCGAATCGCTTCCCGCCGATACGATCGCCGTCAATGCGAAAAAAAATCATTCGGCCGACGGACGTCCGCGCGACAACAATGATCCGCGCAACAAGCAGCGCCAAGGAAACCATCAGGGACAGCCGCGCCGCGACCGTCGCGACGTTCATGGCTGGGTGGTGCTCGACAAGCCGATCGGCATGACTTCGACGCAGGCCGTCGCCGTTGCCAAGCGGCTGTTCCAGGCCAAGCGCGCCGGCCATGCCGGCACGCTCGATCCGCTCGCCTCGGGCGGGTTGCCGATCGCGCTGGGCGAGGCGACCAAGACCGTTCCGTTCGTGATGGACGGCCGCAAGCGCTACCGTTTCACCGTCACGTGGGGCGCGGAGCGCGATACGGACGACACCGAAGGCCGCGTCGTCCACACCAGCGAGAGCCGGCCGGACGTCGAAGCGATCCGTGCGCTGCTGCCGCAATTTACCGGCCGCATCGAACAGACCCCGCCGCGCTATTCCGCGATCAAGATCCAGGGCGAGCGCGCCTATGACCTCGCCCGCGATGGCGAGGTCGTCGAGTTGCAGCCGCGTCCGGTCGAAATCCACGAATTGACCCTCGTCGACCAGCCCGACGCCGACCATTCGGTGTTCGAGGCGGAATGCGGCAAGGGAACCTATGTCCGGGCGCTGGCCCGCGACATGGGCCGCATCCTCGGCTGCTACGGCCATATCAGCGCGCTCCGGCGGACCCTGGTCGGTCCGTTTACCGAGAACGACATGATTCCGCTGGAACAGCTGGAGGCTTTGTGCAATAGAGCCGCGTCCGGTGAGGGAAACCTCGCCGACGCACTGCTGCCCGTTGAGACCGCGCTGGACGACATCCCGGCACTGGCCGTCACGCGGGCTGACGCGGCAAGGCTCCACCGGGGCCAGGCCGTCTTGTTGCGCGGACGGGATGCGCCCCAGAGTAGCGGCACAGTCTATGTCACGGTCGCAGGCCGCCTTTTGGCGCTTGCCGAAATTGGCAATGGCGAACTCATCCCCAAGCGCGTGTTCAACCTGACCGGACTGACTGCCAGCTCCGGTCGCAACGAAAGAGATTGA
- the rbfA gene encoding 30S ribosome-binding factor RbfA, translating into MPRHHQRGSAASGGSQRQLRVAETVRHAVADILSQGHAHDPDLEGHIITVPEVRMSPDLKLATIYIMPLGGRDTDVVLAALERNKKFLRGEVARRVNLKFAPDVRFRVDERFDEAERIEKLLRTPAVQRDLNSDSEES; encoded by the coding sequence ATGCCTCGTCATCATCAGAGGGGAAGCGCGGCTTCCGGGGGCTCGCAGCGCCAGCTGCGCGTCGCCGAAACCGTGCGCCACGCTGTCGCCGACATTCTCAGTCAGGGTCATGCGCACGATCCGGACCTGGAGGGACACATCATTACGGTGCCCGAAGTCCGCATGTCGCCCGATCTCAAGCTTGCAACGATCTACATCATGCCGCTCGGCGGACGCGACACGGACGTCGTGCTCGCGGCGCTGGAGCGCAACAAGAAGTTCCTGCGCGGCGAAGTCGCGCGGCGCGTTAACCTGAAATTTGCACCTGACGTCCGCTTCCGCGTCGACGAGCGATTCGACGAAGCGGAACGGATCGAGAAATTACTAAGAACACCTGCGGTGCAGAGAGATCTCAACTCGGATTCGGAAGAGAGCTGA
- the infB gene encoding translation initiation factor IF-2: MADQNTPGDKKLGVPSKTLTLKPRVETGTVRQSFPHGRSKQVVVEKRGTKRRVGDGAPDAPHAPEPTVAKAPPPPPPSNRPSGPRPSGPQRSGSGVVLRTLTEDERSARASALADARVRDIEERRQAEEEARRRAEREAAERAEREAAEARRKAEEERHRHEEEAKRKAELEAKKRFGEGEAPRPAAAAAPQPTATAPARQAQAPGRPIGAPGSRPPQIGGPSSRPPGTQPAGARPAGARPAGGGPLGRAPGVAAGPDEDEGPRQIRRGPGGAARPAPPPKTTHKPGPQKQRGRLTVVTALTADDVRERSIASFRRRTQRLKGHAANEQKEKLIREVTIPEAITIQELANRMSERAVDVIRLLMRQGAMHKITDVIDADTAQLIAEELGHTVKRVAASDVEEGLFDVVDDSSDTEPRSPVVTVMGHVDHGKTSLLDALRHANVVSGEAGGITQHIGAYQVTAPDSGKKITFIDTPGHAAFTAMRARGAKVTDIVVLVVAADDGVMPQTIEAINHAKAAKVPMIVAINKIDKPDARPERVRTELLQHEVQVESLGGEVVDVEVSAKNKTNLDRLLEMIALQADILDLKTNSDRPAEGTVIEAKLDRGRGPVATVLVQRGTLRVGDIIVAGAEMGRVRALISDQGETLQEAGPSVPVEVLGFNGPPEAGDRLAVVENEARARQVTSYRAHQKRENAAASISGMRGSLEQMMSQLKTAGRKEFPLVIKADVQGSLEAILGSLEKLGTDEVAARILHAGVGGISESDVTLAEGFNAAIIGFSVRANKEAAALAKRNGIEIRYYNIIYDLVDDVKKAMSGLLAPTLRETMLGNAQILEVFNISKVGKVAGCRVTDGTVERGANVRLIRDNVVVHEGKLSTLKRFKDEVKEVQAGQECGMAFESYGDMRVGDVIECYRVETIQRSL, from the coding sequence ATGGCCGATCAAAACACTCCGGGCGACAAGAAACTCGGTGTCCCGAGCAAGACCTTGACGCTCAAGCCGCGCGTCGAGACTGGCACGGTGCGTCAGAGTTTCCCGCACGGCCGGAGCAAGCAGGTGGTGGTCGAGAAGCGCGGCACCAAGCGCCGCGTCGGCGATGGGGCGCCCGATGCGCCGCATGCGCCGGAGCCGACCGTCGCCAAGGCGCCGCCACCGCCGCCGCCGAGCAACCGCCCGTCGGGCCCGCGTCCGTCCGGTCCTCAGCGTAGCGGCTCCGGCGTCGTGCTGCGCACCCTGACCGAGGATGAGCGCTCGGCCCGCGCCAGCGCGCTCGCCGATGCGCGCGTCCGCGACATCGAGGAGCGCCGCCAGGCCGAGGAAGAAGCCCGCCGCCGCGCCGAGCGCGAAGCCGCTGAACGCGCCGAGCGCGAGGCTGCCGAGGCGCGCCGCAAGGCCGAGGAAGAGCGTCACCGCCACGAAGAGGAAGCCAAGCGCAAGGCCGAGCTCGAGGCCAAGAAGCGCTTCGGCGAAGGCGAAGCGCCGCGTCCGGCCGCCGCAGCGGCCCCGCAGCCGACCGCGACCGCCCCGGCCCGCCAGGCCCAGGCGCCCGGCCGCCCGATCGGCGCACCCGGTAGCCGGCCGCCGCAGATCGGTGGTCCGAGCTCGCGGCCGCCCGGCACTCAGCCGGCAGGCGCCCGCCCTGCCGGAGCCCGTCCGGCCGGTGGCGGCCCGCTCGGCCGTGCGCCTGGCGTCGCCGCGGGTCCCGACGAGGATGAAGGTCCGCGCCAGATCCGCCGTGGCCCCGGTGGCGCTGCGCGTCCCGCGCCGCCGCCGAAGACCACGCACAAGCCCGGCCCGCAGAAGCAGCGCGGCCGCCTGACCGTCGTCACCGCGCTCACCGCCGACGATGTCCGCGAGCGCTCGATCGCCTCGTTCCGCCGCCGTACCCAGCGCCTGAAGGGCCATGCGGCGAACGAGCAGAAGGAAAAGCTGATCCGCGAGGTCACGATTCCCGAGGCGATCACCATCCAGGAGCTCGCGAACCGCATGTCGGAGCGCGCAGTCGACGTGATCCGTCTGCTGATGCGCCAGGGCGCGATGCACAAGATCACCGACGTGATCGATGCCGACACCGCACAGTTGATCGCCGAAGAACTTGGCCACACCGTCAAGCGCGTTGCCGCGTCGGACGTGGAAGAGGGCCTGTTCGACGTCGTGGACGATTCCAGCGACACCGAGCCGCGTTCGCCGGTCGTGACCGTCATGGGTCACGTCGACCACGGCAAGACCTCGCTGCTCGACGCGCTGCGCCACGCCAACGTGGTGTCGGGCGAAGCCGGCGGCATCACCCAGCACATCGGCGCCTATCAGGTGACGGCGCCGGATAGCGGCAAGAAGATCACCTTCATCGACACGCCCGGCCACGCCGCGTTCACCGCGATGCGCGCCCGCGGCGCCAAGGTCACCGACATCGTCGTGCTGGTCGTCGCGGCCGATGACGGCGTCATGCCGCAGACGATCGAGGCCATCAACCACGCCAAGGCGGCGAAGGTGCCGATGATCGTGGCGATCAACAAGATCGACAAGCCCGACGCCCGTCCCGAGCGCGTCCGCACCGAGCTGCTTCAGCACGAGGTGCAGGTCGAATCGCTCGGCGGTGAAGTCGTCGACGTCGAAGTGTCCGCCAAGAACAAGACCAATCTCGATCGTCTGCTCGAGATGATCGCGCTGCAGGCCGACATCCTCGACCTCAAGACCAATTCGGATCGTCCGGCCGAGGGTACCGTGATCGAAGCCAAGCTCGATCGCGGCCGTGGTCCGGTCGCCACCGTGCTGGTCCAGCGCGGCACGCTGCGGGTCGGCGACATCATCGTCGCCGGCGCCGAGATGGGCCGCGTCCGCGCGCTGATCTCGGATCAGGGCGAGACCTTGCAGGAGGCCGGTCCCTCGGTCCCGGTCGAGGTGCTCGGCTTCAACGGTCCGCCGGAAGCCGGCGATCGTCTCGCCGTCGTCGAGAACGAAGCCCGCGCCCGCCAGGTCACGAGCTACCGCGCGCACCAGAAGCGCGAGAACGCGGCCGCCTCGATCTCCGGCATGCGCGGTTCGCTCGAGCAGATGATGTCGCAATTGAAGACGGCGGGCCGCAAGGAATTCCCGCTGGTCATCAAGGCCGACGTGCAGGGCTCGCTGGAAGCCATTCTCGGCTCGCTGGAGAAGCTCGGCACCGACGAGGTCGCCGCCCGCATCCTGCATGCCGGCGTCGGCGGCATCAGCGAGTCCGACGTCACGCTGGCGGAAGGCTTCAACGCCGCGATCATCGGCTTCTCGGTCCGAGCCAACAAGGAAGCGGCTGCGCTCGCCAAGCGCAACGGCATCGAGATCCGCTACTACAACATCATCTACGACCTCGTGGATGACGTGAAGAAGGCGATGAGCGGCCTGCTTGCGCCGACGCTGCGCGAGACCATGCTCGGCAATGCGCAGATCCTGGAGGTGTTCAACATCTCCAAGGTCGGCAAGGTCGCCGGCTGCCGCGTCACCGACGGCACCGTCGAGCGCGGCGCCAATGTCCGCCTGATCCGCGACAACGTCGTGGTTCACGAGGGCAAGCTGTCGACGCTGAAGCGCTTCAAGGACGAAGTGAAGGAAGTGCAGGCCGGCCAGGAGTGCGGCATGGCCTTCGAGAGCTACGGCGACATGCGTGTCGGCGACGTCATCGAATGTTATCGCGTGGAGACCATTCAGCGCTCGCTGTAA
- a CDS encoding RNA-binding protein, with product MLALADPELDNGPRTQKSATMRMCAVSREVRPIGELIRFVVGPSGDVVPDIKRKLPGRGLWITASRLAVAEAVRRHHFSRGFKTNVRAQPTLAEDLEALLARSAIEALGIAAKAGQVVSGFSKVEAALSQRQSRATLAALIHASDGAADGIRKLDAMVRSNDGDQGQALTFPIICCLTSAELDLALGRSNVIHAAVLAGPASRTFLSRSQTLVRYRSADADKIAGTAASKSASTSKT from the coding sequence ATGCTCGCTTTGGCCGACCCCGAGCTCGACAATGGACCGCGGACCCAGAAGTCCGCGACCATGCGCATGTGCGCGGTCAGCCGCGAGGTGCGGCCGATCGGCGAGCTGATCCGCTTCGTGGTCGGCCCGTCGGGCGACGTCGTGCCCGACATCAAGCGCAAGCTGCCCGGACGGGGGTTGTGGATCACAGCCTCGCGGCTGGCGGTTGCGGAAGCGGTGCGGCGTCACCATTTCAGCCGTGGCTTCAAGACAAACGTCCGCGCCCAACCGACGCTCGCCGAGGATCTCGAGGCCCTGCTGGCCCGGAGCGCGATCGAAGCGCTGGGAATAGCGGCCAAGGCCGGCCAAGTCGTCTCGGGTTTTTCCAAGGTCGAAGCAGCGCTGTCGCAGCGGCAGTCGCGGGCCACATTGGCCGCCCTGATCCACGCCTCGGACGGCGCAGCCGACGGAATTCGCAAGCTCGATGCCATGGTGCGGTCGAATGATGGGGATCAAGGTCAAGCCCTGACATTTCCGATCATCTGCTGCCTCACTTCGGCAGAATTGGATTTGGCACTTGGGCGCTCAAATGTGATACATGCTGCCGTGCTCGCAGGCCCGGCGAGCAGGACATTCCTGTCGCGCAGCCAGACACTGGTCCGATACCGGTCGGCCGACGCTGACAAGATTGCCGGAACCGCGGCCTCGAAATCTGCTTCGACTTCGAAGACATAG
- the nusA gene encoding transcription termination factor NusA, producing MAVSANRLELLQIADAVAREKSIDRGIVIAAMEDAIAKAARARYGSETDVHAEIDPRKGELRLSRHMLVVEKVENPSNQISLDDARRANPGAQIGDTIADTLPPLEYGRIAAQSAKQVIVQKVREAERDRQYQEFKDRIGDIVNGVVKRVEYGSVILDLGRGEAIIRRDEMLPREVFRNGDRVRAYVFDVRRETRGPQIFLSRTHPQFMAKLFAQEVPEIYDGIVEIKAVARDPGSRAKIGVVSRDSSVDPVGACVGMRGSRVQAVVNELQGEKIDIIPWSPDIATFVVNALAPAEVAKVVIDEDRERIEVVVPDTNNQLSLAIGRRGQNVRLASQLTGWDIDILTEQEESERRQADFENSTRVFMESLNVDEVVGQLLASEGFTSVEELALVDLKDLAGIEGFDEETATELQTRAREFLEQQEAELEAKRKELGVEDAVKAVPGVTSKMLVKFGENDIKTVDDLAGCATDDLVGWVERKDGGEQTKYPGILDGLEVSRDDAEAMVMQARVKAGWITEADLAKGEAAEDEAEGQPA from the coding sequence ATGGCCGTCAGCGCCAACCGGTTGGAACTGCTGCAGATCGCCGACGCCGTCGCGCGCGAGAAGTCGATCGACCGCGGCATCGTGATCGCCGCCATGGAAGACGCGATCGCCAAGGCCGCCCGCGCCCGCTATGGCAGCGAGACCGACGTTCACGCCGAGATCGACCCGCGCAAGGGCGAGCTCCGGCTGTCGCGCCACATGCTGGTGGTCGAGAAGGTGGAAAACCCGTCCAACCAGATTTCGCTCGACGACGCCCGCCGCGCCAACCCGGGCGCGCAGATCGGCGACACCATCGCCGACACCTTGCCGCCGCTCGAGTACGGCCGCATCGCCGCGCAGTCGGCCAAGCAGGTCATCGTGCAGAAGGTGCGGGAGGCCGAGCGCGACCGGCAGTACCAGGAGTTCAAGGACCGCATCGGCGACATCGTCAACGGCGTCGTCAAGCGCGTCGAATATGGCAGCGTGATCCTCGACCTCGGCCGCGGCGAGGCGATCATCCGCCGCGACGAGATGCTGCCGCGCGAGGTGTTCCGCAACGGCGATCGCGTCCGCGCCTATGTCTTCGACGTCCGCCGCGAGACCCGCGGGCCGCAGATCTTCCTGTCGCGCACCCATCCGCAATTCATGGCCAAGCTGTTCGCGCAGGAAGTGCCGGAAATCTATGACGGCATCGTCGAGATCAAGGCGGTCGCCCGCGATCCCGGCTCGCGCGCCAAGATCGGCGTGGTGTCGCGCGATTCTTCGGTCGACCCGGTCGGCGCCTGCGTCGGCATGCGCGGCTCGCGCGTGCAGGCCGTGGTGAACGAGCTGCAGGGCGAGAAGATCGACATCATTCCGTGGTCGCCCGATATCGCGACCTTCGTGGTCAACGCGTTGGCGCCGGCCGAAGTGGCCAAGGTCGTCATCGACGAGGACCGCGAGCGCATCGAGGTCGTGGTGCCCGACACCAACAACCAGCTGTCGCTGGCAATCGGCCGCCGCGGCCAGAACGTCCGCCTGGCCTCGCAGCTGACCGGCTGGGACATCGACATCCTGACCGAGCAGGAGGAGTCCGAGCGCCGTCAGGCCGACTTCGAGAACTCCACCCGCGTGTTCATGGAATCGCTCAACGTCGACGAGGTCGTCGGTCAGCTGCTGGCCTCCGAAGGCTTCACCTCGGTCGAGGAGCTGGCGCTGGTGGATCTCAAGGATCTGGCCGGCATCGAAGGCTTCGACGAGGAGACCGCGACCGAGCTGCAGACCCGCGCCCGCGAATTCCTGGAGCAGCAGGAGGCCGAGCTCGAGGCCAAGCGCAAGGAGCTCGGGGTCGAGGACGCGGTGAAGGCCGTGCCCGGCGTCACCTCCAAGATGCTGGTCAAGTTCGGCGAGAACGACATCAAGACCGTCGACGACCTCGCCGGCTGTGCCACCGACGATCTGGTCGGCTGGGTCGAGCGCAAGGACGGCGGCGAGCAGACCAAGTATCCCGGCATTCTCGATGGTCTCGAGGTGTCGCGCGACGACGCCGAAGCCATGGTGATGCAGGCCCGCGTCAAGGCCGGCTGGATCACCGAGGCCGATCTCGCCAAGGGCGAGGCTGCCGAGGACGAAGCCGAAGGACAGCCCGCCTGA
- the rimP gene encoding ribosome maturation factor RimP, translating to MTEPTLTAADTDLLTEPRLVVEPGVAARVAAVADPVLQGMGYRLVRIRISGESGCTVQVMAERPDGTMQIEDCEAVSRALSPVLDIADPIDRAYRLEISSPGIDRPLVRRSDFERHLGHLVKIEMAVAHQNRKRFRGIIKGVEGDGVRITRDDVAKDQDPDVVLPMTDIGDAKMVLTDELIAESMRRGKAAEREKKRDLGLAPPLAPHAKPAAQAKPKPKLKEKQPAKKPLPTNTKKHRLAADRARRGEIDPD from the coding sequence ATGACGGAACCGACCCTCACAGCCGCTGATACCGACCTTCTGACCGAGCCCCGGCTCGTCGTCGAGCCGGGCGTGGCGGCGCGCGTCGCGGCAGTGGCCGACCCGGTGCTGCAGGGAATGGGTTACCGCCTGGTGCGGATCCGCATCTCCGGCGAGTCCGGCTGCACCGTCCAGGTGATGGCCGAGCGTCCCGACGGCACCATGCAGATCGAGGATTGCGAGGCGGTGTCGCGGGCGCTGTCGCCGGTGCTGGATATTGCCGACCCGATCGACCGCGCCTACCGGCTCGAGATTTCCTCGCCGGGCATCGACCGCCCGCTGGTGCGCCGCTCCGATTTCGAGCGCCATCTCGGGCATCTCGTGAAGATCGAGATGGCGGTGGCGCATCAGAACCGCAAACGCTTCCGCGGTATCATCAAGGGCGTGGAAGGCGATGGCGTGCGGATCACCCGCGACGACGTCGCCAAGGACCAAGACCCGGATGTCGTGCTGCCGATGACGGACATCGGCGACGCCAAGATGGTCCTGACGGACGAGCTGATCGCCGAGTCCATGCGCCGCGGCAAGGCAGCCGAGCGCGAGAAGAAGCGCGACCTCGGGCTTGCGCCGCCGCTGGCGCCGCATGCCAAGCCGGCGGCCCAGGCCAAGCCGAAACCGAAGTTGAAGGAGAAGCAGCCGGCCAAGAAGCCGCTGCCGACCAACACCAAGAAACATCGCCTCGCCGCCGATCGCGCGCGCAGAGGCGAGATCGATCCTGATTAG
- a CDS encoding DUF2336 domain-containing protein — MTPATALIPGLDGIVRHGDAERCVEATRRIADLFLEDATRLRPEHINLFDGLLVDLVPLADRATRVDLSERLSRLVKAPRVVIGQLARDDEVAVAGPLLRRSPALDDGALIDIAQGKSQGHLLAIAERARLSPETTDVLVRRGDRDVVRRTAANDGAEFSARGYSDLINRASFDGVLTLAVGKRGDLSDEHLKRLLEGSLDVVKRRLFDVVGPERQTKIRQAVAELAGTVSAAASKRNFVPAQRTILSLYEADALDEAALLGFAGEHKYEEVIAALAAMTGLKLAALDRLVSGDRHDPLLILGRTVGLDWSTVQALIQLRLGPRRVPAQRDLDAIRVNYARLSSSTAERVVAFWKTRH, encoded by the coding sequence ATGACCCCAGCTACTGCGCTGATCCCCGGCCTCGACGGGATTGTCCGGCACGGCGACGCGGAGCGTTGCGTCGAGGCGACGCGTCGCATTGCCGATCTCTTTCTTGAAGACGCAACGAGGCTGCGCCCCGAGCACATCAATCTGTTCGACGGCCTGCTGGTCGATCTGGTGCCGCTCGCGGATCGGGCGACGCGGGTCGATCTGTCCGAGCGCTTGTCGCGGCTCGTGAAAGCACCGCGCGTCGTGATCGGCCAGCTCGCGCGCGATGATGAAGTCGCGGTGGCCGGTCCGCTGCTGCGCCGTTCGCCGGCGCTCGACGACGGCGCGCTGATCGACATCGCCCAAGGCAAGAGCCAGGGCCATCTGCTCGCGATCGCCGAGCGCGCGCGGCTCTCGCCGGAGACGACGGATGTGCTGGTGCGCCGCGGTGATCGCGATGTGGTGCGGCGGACGGCAGCGAACGATGGTGCGGAGTTTTCGGCTCGCGGCTATTCGGACCTGATCAATCGTGCAAGTTTCGACGGCGTGCTGACGCTTGCGGTTGGCAAGCGTGGCGATCTCTCTGACGAGCACCTCAAGCGGCTGCTCGAAGGCTCTCTCGATGTGGTCAAGCGCCGGCTGTTCGATGTGGTCGGGCCGGAGCGGCAGACCAAGATCAGGCAGGCCGTTGCGGAGCTCGCAGGGACCGTGAGCGCAGCCGCCAGCAAGCGCAACTTCGTGCCGGCGCAGCGGACGATTCTGTCGCTCTATGAAGCCGACGCCCTGGATGAAGCCGCGCTGCTCGGCTTTGCAGGCGAGCACAAATATGAAGAGGTCATCGCTGCGCTGGCCGCGATGACCGGGCTGAAGCTCGCGGCTCTCGATCGGCTGGTGTCGGGCGATCGCCACGATCCGCTGCTCATTCTCGGCCGGACCGTCGGCCTCGACTGGAGCACCGTGCAGGCGCTGATCCAGCTCCGCCTTGGGCCGAGGCGCGTGCCCGCGCAGCGCGACCTCGATGCCATCCGCG